ATGTTACGTTGCAGTCATTAGGCTCCAAGCACAGTTTTCCCCAATGTAGAGCAGCCAAAGAGGTTGAATCTCCCCGACGAACCGCCGCCCGTATCCGAGCCAACAATTCATCAAGTTGGTAGGGCTTCATCAAGTAATCATCTGCCCCAGCATCTAACCCCGCAACCTGAAGAGTACTGCTATCTTGGGCTGTTAATAGTAGAATTGGTGTGCGATCGCCCTTTGCTCGTAGTTTTTGACAAAACGTAATGCCATCAAGTTTGGGTAGCACCACATCCAATAAAATTAAGTTATACGCAAATGCTTCTGCTAATTCCCAAGCAGTTTCACCATCAGCAGCACAATCAACTGAATATTGCTTACTTTCCAGCGTTTCTTTTAATATTTGGGCGGCAGCCGCATCATCTTCTACAAGCAAAATTTTCACAACGGCTATCTATCCTTAGTAGTGTTGAGTGGAATTTTTAAAATAAATAATTATCATTTACAGGAAAAGAAGAAACTTTTGGTAAGTCTCGAATTTATCTGTTTTAACATATTCTGAACTTTTATCTTTAAGGGAGCTAGATCCCCGATTTCTTAAAGAAGTCAGGGTTCTGACCTAAGCCCACATTTTTATACTGAGATATATACATAAATCTTTTATAAACTTCCCATAAAGTTGTGTTTTAGAATTAACAAACAACTATTGTTCTACCAAATCAAGTTCTTGCCGTCACTTGTGGTAAACCCTGATTTTTCATGGGGAACACCCTGGTTTGTAGTTGCGCTGTCTTCGCATGCATCGCAACTACGAACAGAATTAGCGAGATTTTACACTTCGTTATATAGTTACCTTTTTTCTTGCTGACCTACTTAGACTGATAATATTTACTTTTTGTAAACTCCTCAACCTATTCACAAAATATTCACAACTAGGGGATAGCGTGATAATGAAATTCTCTAAATATACAGATGTGCCTTAGTGCGTCTTGTACATCTAACATCTTGACTCATGCACGATACATTTATCTGCAATTGAGTACAAGTCACATTACTTATATTTACGTACATAAATTTTTTCATGTTTACAAATATCAGTAAAAACCCCGATCTAACTAATGAATATTGAAGATTTTTGCCTAGTAGAGATAGATAGCATAATTTACCCGACTTGAAACAGTGCAAAACTTGTAACTCCCAATCCAAAATCCACAATCCAAAATCCAAAATCACAAAAAGTATGGCAACCGCACAATTAACCGATTCTACAGACGATCTAAATATTAGAGAACTCATAAAAGTCCTAACAGCAGTGAAAAAGGGTGACTTTTCCGTGCGAATGCCTATCGACAAAACGGGTTTAGCAGGAAAAGCAGCTGATACTTTGAATGACATTATCGATCTACTGCAAAAGACGGTTAGGGAATTTGAGCGGATTAGTACAGTCGTTGGCAAAGAAGGAAAACTCTCCCAACGAGCTTCCTTAGGTGGTGCTGGTGGTGCGTGGACAGCCTGTGTTGAGTACGTAAATACACTCATGTCAGACTTAGTCCAACCTATGGCGGAAACGTCTCGCGTGATTCGGGCGGTTGCTAACGGTGACCTTTCCCAAACTATAGCGCTGGAAATTGATGGCAGCCCTCTCAAGGGAGAATTCCTGCAAACAGGTCAAATAGTTAACACCATGGTGGCGCAACTGAATTCCTTTGCTTCTGAAGTCATTCGAGTTGCTAGGGAGGTGGGAACGGAGGGCAAACTTGGCGGACAAGCAGAAGTTAAGGGGGTTGCTGGAACTTGGAAAGATTTAACGGATAACGTCAACTTGATGGCGGGTAACCTGACTGCACAAGTTCGCAATATTGCAGAAGTGACGAAAGCTGTGGCAAACGGTGACCTTTCTAAGAAAATTACTGTTGATGTGAAAGGGGAAATTTTAGAGCTAAAAGACACTGTGAACGTAATGGTGGATCAGCTCAATTCCTTTGCATCAGAGGTGACGCGGGTAGCCCGTGAAGTGGGTTCTGAAGGGAAGTTGGGCGTACAAGCTGAGGTGCGGGGGGTTGCCGGTACTTGGAAGGATTTGACTGACAGCGTAAACTCAATGGCAGGAAATTTGACGGCGCAAGTCCGTAATATTGCTGAGGTTTCTACTGCGATCGCCAATGGTGACCTCTCAAAACAAATTACTGTGGATGTCAAGGGTGAAATTTTAGAGCTAAAAAACACTATCAATACAATGGTGGATCAACTCTCGTCTTTTGCCTCTGAGGTGACGCGGGTTGCTCGTGAAGTGGGTTCCGAAGGGAAGCTAGGCGTACAAGCTGAGGTGCGGGGAGTTGCCGGAACTTGGAAGGATTTGACGGATAGCGTGAACTCAATGGCGGGGAATTTAACAGGTCAGGTACGTAATATTGCGGAAGTGGCAACTGCGATCGCAAATGGCGACCTGTCGAAAAAGATTACTGTTGATGTCAAAGGGGAAATCTTAGAACTAAAAAACACCATGAATATCATGGTGGATCAGTTGTCTTCTTTTGCCTCTGAGGTAACGCGGGTGGCAAGAGAAGTGGGGTCTGAAGGGAAACTGGGCGTACAAGCAGAAGTTCCTGGTGTTGCAGGGACGTGGAAGGATTTGACGGATAGTGTTAATTCCATGGCAGGGAATTTAACGGGTCAGGTACGTAATATTGCGGAAGTGGCAACGGCGATCGCAAATGGTGACCTCTCGAAGAAAATTACCGTTCAGGTAAAAGGGGAAATCTTAGAACTAAAAAACACCATGAACATCATGGTGGATCAGTTATCTTCTTTTGCCTCTGAGGTGACGCGGGTAGCCCGTGAAGTCGGTTCTGAAGGGAAACTGGGGGGTCAAGCAGATGTGCGAGGTGTTGCCGGAACTTGGAAAGATTTGACAGATTCAGTAAACTTCATGGCAGGAAGTTTAACAGCGCAAGTCCGTAACATTGCGGAAGTGACAACGGCTGTAGCCAATGGCGACCTCTCCAAGAAAATCACGGTGGATGTGAAAGGCGAAATTTTGGAGTTAAAAAACACCATCAATACAATGGTGGATCAGCTGAACTCCTTTGCTTCTGAAGTCACTAGGGTGGCGCGAGAGGTGGGAACGGAAGGGAAACTCGGCGTACAAGCTTTAGTTCCGGGTGTTGCAGGGACGTGGAAGGATTTAACAGATTCGGTGAATTCAATGGCTGGTAATCTGACAGCCCAGGTAAGAAACATTGCGGAAGTTGCTACAGCCATTGCCAATGGAGACTTGTCGAAAAAAATCACGGTTGATGTGAAAGGGGAAATTTTGGAGTTAAAAAACACCATGAACATCATGGTGGATCAACTTTCCTCCTTTGCATCAGAGGTGACGCGGGTGGCGCGGGAAGTGGGTTCGGAAGGCAAACTTGGTGTCCAAGCAGATGTGCGGGGTGTAGCGGGAACCTGGAAGGACTTGACCGACAGCGTGAATTTCATGGCGGGAAGTTTAACAGCACAGGTACGAAATATTGCTGCAGTCACAACAGCTGTAGCGAATGGCGACCTCTCGAAGAAAATTACTGTGGATGTTAAGGGCGAAATTTTGGAGTTGAAAAACACCGTCAACACAATGGTGGATCAGCTGAACTCCTTTGCATCAGAGGTAACAAGGGTAGCCCGTGAAGTAGGAACTGAGGGGAAACTCGGCGTGCAAGCCCAAGTCCAAGGTGTAGCGGGAACTTGGAAGGATTTGACCGATTCTGTGAATTCCATGGCAGGAAGTTTAACATCCCAAGTCCGTAATATTGCGGATGTGACAACGGCAGTTGCCAATGGTGACCTCTCCAAGAAGATTACCGTAGATGTGAAAGGTGAGATTTTGGAACTGAAAAACACGATCAATACGATGGTGGACCAGTTAAACTCCTTTGCATCAGAAGTGACAAGGGTTGCTCGTGAAGTGGGAACGGAAGGTAAACTGGGTGTCCAAGCTTATGTCAGAGGTGTAGCAGGAACTTGGAAGGATTTGACCGATAACGTCAACTTGATGGCGGGGAACCTGACAGCACAAGTCCGGAACATTGCAGAAGTGACGAAGGCGGTGGCAAATGGTGACCTCTCGAAGAAGATTACCGTGGATGTCAAAGGTGAGATTTTGGATTTGAAAGACACCATCAATACAATGGTGGATCAGCTTTCTTCTTTTGCATCAGAGGTGACACGGGTAGCCCGTGAAGTGGGTAGTGAAGGGAAACTCGGCGGTCAGGCGCAAGTTGCAGGGGTCGCGGGTACTTGGAAAGATTTGACCGAGTCTGTGAACTCAATGGCTGGTAACTTAACAGCACAAGTGCGGGGAATTGCCAAAATTGTGACAGCTGTTGCGAATGGTGACTTGAAACGCAAGTTGATGTTAGAGGCAAAAGGGGAGATTGAAACCCTTGCTGACACCATTAACGAAATGATTGATACCCTTGCAACCTTTGCCGACCAGGTTACCACAGTAGCGCGAGAAGTCGGGATTGAAGGGAAATTGGGAGGTCAGGCAAAAGTACCGGGGGCTGCGGGTACGTGGAGAGATTTGACAGATAACGTAAACGAACTGGCTGCTACTCTCACAACTCAGTTACGTGCGATCGCTGAAGTGGCTATTGCTGTGACGAAAGGGGATCTAACTCGTTCAATTGCTGTGGAAGCACAAGGTGAGGTAGCAATCCTGAAGGACAACATCAACCAAATGATTTCTAATTTGCGGGAAACGACGCAGAAAAACACCGAACAAGACTGGTTGAAAACTAATTTAGCCAAGTTTACCCGCATGCTTCAGGGACAGCGAGACTTGGAGACAGTTTCCCGACTGATTCTCTCAGAACTCGCTCCATTGGTGGGAGCTGCTCACGGCGTATTCTATCTGATGGATATAGTAGAACAGCATATGCCGTTGTTGAAATTGCTCAGTACTTTTGCTTACCAGGAACGCAAGCATTTGTCACACCAGTTCCGCTTGGGTGAAGGGTTGGTGGGACAATGTGCAATAGAAAAACAACGGATTCTGCTGATTGATGTACCGGATAACTATGTCAAGATTAACTCTGGGCTTGGAGAAGCGACTCCGTTGAATGTTGTTGTCTTACCCGTACTTTTTGAAGGACAGGTAACGGCGGTGATTGAACTCGCTTCCTTCCGACGCTTTAGTGAGATTCATTTAACTTTCTTAGACCAACTGACAGAAAGTATTGCCATCGTCTTGAATACGATCGCAGCTAGCATGCGGACTGAGGAGTTGCTCAAGCAGTCGCAATCTTTAGCAGAAGAACTGCAGAGTCAGCAAAACGAACTGAGAGAAACTAACCAGCGATTGGAACAACAAGCGAAATCCCTACAAGCGTCTGAAGAACTGTTAAAGCAGCAGCAGGAACAGTTGAAGGGAAATAATGAAGAACTAGAAGAAAAAGCCCGCTTGTTAGCACTGCAAAACAGCGAAGTGGAATACAAAAATGCTGAGATTGAACAAGCAAGACAATCTATTGAAGAAAAAGCTTCGCAACTCGCACTGACTTCCAAGTATAAATCTGAATTTTTAGCGAATATGTCCCATGAGTTGCGAACACCGCTAAACAGCTTGCTGCTTTTAGCCAGATTGCTGACTCAAAATGCTAATGGTAATTTGAATGAAAAACAAATTGAATATGCTGAAACAATTTATTCAGCAGGAAATGAATTGCTAGCGTTAATTAATGACATCCTTGATTTGGCAAAAATCGAGTCTGGTACGATGGCAATTCAAATCGACCAGATGCTGTTCGCCGACTTGCACAATTATCTCGAACGCACTTTCCACCAAATTGCTACAGATAAAGGATTAGCTTTTAGTATCGAATTTTCTCCTTCTTTACCTCGTGCCATCTATACTGATGTCAAACGCTTACAACAAATCCTCAAAAATCTCCTTTCTAATGCTTTTAAGTTTACACAACAAGGAGAAGTCTGTTTCTGGGTGGAACCGGCTATTTCTGGGTGGAATAATAGCTTGGAGTCTTTGAATAATGCCGATCTGGTGTTGGCTTTTGTTGTCAGCGATACAGGGATTGGTATTGCTCCAGACAAGCAGAAAGTGATTTTTGAAGCGTTTCAGCAAGCAGATGGAACAACCAGCCGCAAATATGGTGGGACTGGTTTGGGCTTGTCCATTAGTCGAGAAATCGCGAGTCTGTTAGGTGGAGAAATTACTCTCGTCAGTCAGTTGGGTGAGGGTAGCACTTTTACACTTCACATACCGCAAACTTATTTAGGAGGCGATCGCTACAGTACGAGTGTCTCGTCTGCTCCCATATTTAGACCTTCAATATCAAATAACTTGAGAAAAAGGTTGCTGAATAACGCCTTGAATCAAGAGTCAAGTGTCACGGAAAAAATCGCAACTCCCTCGCCATCCCAAAACCCTGTTGTGAAAAAAACAGAAGAACAACCTCCCAAACAACATTCTCAAATTCAACCTTCTCACTTCCAAACAGGGATTGTCTCCAAACCAAACTTCAACCAAAAACTTACTCCCACAACTCAAAACTCTCAGATAGAACCAACAACTTCCACGTCATCTTCTGTCATAAAATCTATTATTCCTGAAGTCGTTTGTCCCCTCCAAACCTCAGTTTTGATTGATGACCGAGGCAATATTAAGGCGGGCGATCGCGTGCTTCTCATTGTGGATGATGATATTAAATTTGCTCATATCCTCTTAGATATGGCACGAGAGAAAGGTTTTAAGGGGATCGTTGCCTTGCAAGGTGAAATAGGTTGGCAATTGGCACAAGAATACGTACCAGATGCAATTCTCTTAGACATTTGTTTGCCAGTTACAAATGGCTGGGTAATTCTTGACCGTCTAAAGCACGAACTGAAAACACGGCACATTCCCGTACATATCATGACAGTTGCTGGTGAAGAATACCAACGCGGTTTA
This genomic interval from Scytonema hofmannii PCC 7110 contains the following:
- a CDS encoding HAMP domain-containing protein — its product is MATAQLTDSTDDLNIRELIKVLTAVKKGDFSVRMPIDKTGLAGKAADTLNDIIDLLQKTVREFERISTVVGKEGKLSQRASLGGAGGAWTACVEYVNTLMSDLVQPMAETSRVIRAVANGDLSQTIALEIDGSPLKGEFLQTGQIVNTMVAQLNSFASEVIRVAREVGTEGKLGGQAEVKGVAGTWKDLTDNVNLMAGNLTAQVRNIAEVTKAVANGDLSKKITVDVKGEILELKDTVNVMVDQLNSFASEVTRVAREVGSEGKLGVQAEVRGVAGTWKDLTDSVNSMAGNLTAQVRNIAEVSTAIANGDLSKQITVDVKGEILELKNTINTMVDQLSSFASEVTRVAREVGSEGKLGVQAEVRGVAGTWKDLTDSVNSMAGNLTGQVRNIAEVATAIANGDLSKKITVDVKGEILELKNTMNIMVDQLSSFASEVTRVAREVGSEGKLGVQAEVPGVAGTWKDLTDSVNSMAGNLTGQVRNIAEVATAIANGDLSKKITVQVKGEILELKNTMNIMVDQLSSFASEVTRVAREVGSEGKLGGQADVRGVAGTWKDLTDSVNFMAGSLTAQVRNIAEVTTAVANGDLSKKITVDVKGEILELKNTINTMVDQLNSFASEVTRVAREVGTEGKLGVQALVPGVAGTWKDLTDSVNSMAGNLTAQVRNIAEVATAIANGDLSKKITVDVKGEILELKNTMNIMVDQLSSFASEVTRVAREVGSEGKLGVQADVRGVAGTWKDLTDSVNFMAGSLTAQVRNIAAVTTAVANGDLSKKITVDVKGEILELKNTVNTMVDQLNSFASEVTRVAREVGTEGKLGVQAQVQGVAGTWKDLTDSVNSMAGSLTSQVRNIADVTTAVANGDLSKKITVDVKGEILELKNTINTMVDQLNSFASEVTRVAREVGTEGKLGVQAYVRGVAGTWKDLTDNVNLMAGNLTAQVRNIAEVTKAVANGDLSKKITVDVKGEILDLKDTINTMVDQLSSFASEVTRVAREVGSEGKLGGQAQVAGVAGTWKDLTESVNSMAGNLTAQVRGIAKIVTAVANGDLKRKLMLEAKGEIETLADTINEMIDTLATFADQVTTVAREVGIEGKLGGQAKVPGAAGTWRDLTDNVNELAATLTTQLRAIAEVAIAVTKGDLTRSIAVEAQGEVAILKDNINQMISNLRETTQKNTEQDWLKTNLAKFTRMLQGQRDLETVSRLILSELAPLVGAAHGVFYLMDIVEQHMPLLKLLSTFAYQERKHLSHQFRLGEGLVGQCAIEKQRILLIDVPDNYVKINSGLGEATPLNVVVLPVLFEGQVTAVIELASFRRFSEIHLTFLDQLTESIAIVLNTIAASMRTEELLKQSQSLAEELQSQQNELRETNQRLEQQAKSLQASEELLKQQQEQLKGNNEELEEKARLLALQNSEVEYKNAEIEQARQSIEEKASQLALTSKYKSEFLANMSHELRTPLNSLLLLARLLTQNANGNLNEKQIEYAETIYSAGNELLALINDILDLAKIESGTMAIQIDQMLFADLHNYLERTFHQIATDKGLAFSIEFSPSLPRAIYTDVKRLQQILKNLLSNAFKFTQQGEVCFWVEPAISGWNNSLESLNNADLVLAFVVSDTGIGIAPDKQKVIFEAFQQADGTTSRKYGGTGLGLSISREIASLLGGEITLVSQLGEGSTFTLHIPQTYLGGDRYSTSVSSAPIFRPSISNNLRKRLLNNALNQESSVTEKIATPSPSQNPVVKKTEEQPPKQHSQIQPSHFQTGIVSKPNFNQKLTPTTQNSQIEPTTSTSSSVIKSIIPEVVCPLQTSVLIDDRGNIKAGDRVLLIVDDDIKFAHILLDMAREKGFKGIVALQGEIGWQLAQEYVPDAILLDICLPVTNGWVILDRLKHELKTRHIPVHIMTVAGEEYQRGLKQGALSYLQKPVTNEQLAQTLDSIKDFIERKKKTLLALVDDMEARKIVELLNNDDTVVEVVHSLAAALQTLLKKRCDCLVINWALPDTSNFELLEELDRQMRGYLAPGLVFLPIIIYSERDLTPKEESIMKSLEATILMKDEQILMRLFERTTLFLHLAQTNLSKSKRHMLEACYQICPELAGKKVLIVDDDVRNVFALTNTLETYHVQVLFAENGKEGITLIQNTPEIDIVLMDVMMPEMDGYETIRTIRSFNQFQSLPIIALTAKAMPGDREKCLASGASDYITKPVDIQQLLSLMRVLLDEYNSSHVP